One window of Paenibacillus albicereus genomic DNA carries:
- a CDS encoding copper homeostasis protein CutC yields the protein MKLEIIATRPEDALAAERGGADRIELVSGMLEGGLTPSIGLIEAVAEQASIPVRVMIRPHSLGFRYDRAELAVMRADIRAVRRTRAAGIVLGALTAEGTIDAAALELLLGEAEHLSVTFHRAFDEARDLEEALATLAGYSQIDRILTSGGRPTAPEAVPELRRLVQASAGTGIEILAGSGIDGGGLAALVLGTGVTEVHAGSSVRVDRHPLRQVVPERVRELRDILDRLEQERPARSGGEGSQPSRS from the coding sequence GTGAAGCTGGAAATCATCGCGACAAGGCCGGAGGACGCGCTGGCCGCCGAGCGCGGCGGAGCGGACCGGATCGAGCTCGTCAGCGGCATGCTCGAGGGCGGGCTGACGCCGAGCATCGGGCTGATTGAAGCGGTCGCCGAGCAGGCGTCGATCCCGGTGCGCGTCATGATCCGGCCGCATAGCCTCGGCTTCCGCTACGACCGGGCGGAGCTGGCGGTGATGCGCGCCGACATCCGCGCGGTCCGGCGCACGCGCGCGGCGGGCATCGTGCTCGGCGCGCTCACGGCCGAGGGGACCATCGATGCGGCGGCGCTGGAGCTGCTGCTCGGGGAGGCCGAGCATCTGAGCGTGACGTTCCACCGCGCGTTCGACGAGGCGCGCGACCTGGAGGAGGCGCTGGCGACACTGGCCGGCTATTCGCAGATCGATCGCATCCTGACGTCGGGCGGGCGCCCGACCGCCCCGGAGGCGGTGCCGGAGCTGCGCCGGCTCGTGCAGGCCTCGGCGGGCACGGGCATCGAGATTTTGGCGGGCAGCGGCATCGATGGCGGCGGGCTGGCGGCGCTTGTCCTTGGGACAGGCGTGACGGAGGTGCACGCGGGCTCGTCCGTGCGCGTCGACCGGCATCCGCTGCGGCAGGTCGTGCCGGAGCGGGTGCGCGAGCTGAGGGACATCCTCGACCGGCTGGAGCAGGAGCGGCCGGCCCGCTCCGGCGGGGAGGGCAGCCAGCCGTCCCGAAGCTGA
- a CDS encoding VOC family protein, translating to MAYAPKMTFINLPVQDMERSKAFYRSLGLEFNEQMTNDEGACVVLNENTFLMLLIHPFYKKFIRKDIADARTSELILALSTDSREQVDELMDKALAAGATESADPQDMGFMRSRSFEDPDGHLFEVMFYDPAAAGAAESQEQQA from the coding sequence ATGGCCTACGCGCCGAAAATGACCTTCATCAACCTGCCCGTGCAAGACATGGAGCGCTCCAAAGCCTTCTACCGCTCGCTCGGTCTGGAGTTCAACGAGCAGATGACGAACGACGAGGGCGCCTGCGTCGTGCTCAACGAGAACACGTTCCTCATGCTGCTGATCCATCCGTTCTACAAGAAGTTCATCCGCAAGGACATCGCCGACGCCCGCACGAGCGAGCTGATCCTCGCCCTCTCGACGGACAGCCGCGAGCAGGTCGACGAGCTGATGGACAAGGCGCTCGCCGCCGGCGCGACCGAATCGGCCGATCCGCAGGACATGGGCTTCATGCGCTCCCGCAGCTTCGAGGATCCCGACGGCCATCTGTTCGAAGTCATGTTCTACGATCCGGCCGCGGCCGGAGCCGCCGAGAGCCAGGAGCAGCAGGCGTAA
- a CDS encoding sensor histidine kinase, whose product MVHLLPLMLERVGLLLIIVFLLSRMKSFRQIIRHEHRLKDKLLLIAIFGVFGIVSNYTGIKISGGLVATEPWQTAVDPDSAIANTRVLGVALGGLLGGPLVGLGAGLVAGLHRMSLGGFTAYACGFSTIFAGIVTGLLGPRLRRAGKRMTGWAVVIGIVMECIQMGLILLLARPLDTALQLVEVIALPMIVINGFGTLLFMLFIQSILQESERTSALQTYKALHIADLTLPFFRRGLNVRSSREVAAIMLRETTADAISITDRETVLAHAGAASDHHIPLQSLSTQLTRNVLEHGTLLKAKSREAIQCEHEGCPLRAAIVLPLRVHGQTAGTLKLYFTDPLQMDLVEQELAEGLSRLFSTQLELAEAENLSRLLKDAEVKALQAQVHPHFLFNAINTISALVRTDPETARKLLLQLGVFFRSNLQGARQMLIPLRSELEHVEAYLTLEKARFPGRYDVSVDIEPELATVLVPPFTLQPLVENAIRHAFGPALKGKRPYRVAVSAIREGERMRLKTEDNGVGIEPERLASIGIEPVESAAGTGTALHNIRTRIEEIYQGEASFEIISRPGEGTTVVLAVPVRSQAQSGGEPYAESLSRRG is encoded by the coding sequence GTGGTCCATCTGCTGCCGCTCATGCTGGAGCGAGTCGGCCTGCTGCTCATCATCGTCTTCCTGCTCTCGCGCATGAAGTCGTTCCGCCAGATCATCCGCCACGAGCACCGGCTCAAGGACAAGCTGCTGCTCATCGCCATCTTCGGCGTGTTCGGCATCGTCAGCAACTATACCGGCATCAAGATCAGCGGCGGCCTCGTCGCCACGGAGCCGTGGCAGACGGCGGTCGATCCGGACAGCGCGATCGCCAATACGCGCGTGCTCGGCGTCGCACTCGGCGGCCTGCTCGGCGGGCCGCTCGTCGGCCTCGGCGCCGGACTCGTCGCCGGCTTGCACCGCATGTCGCTCGGCGGCTTCACCGCCTACGCCTGCGGGTTCTCCACGATCTTCGCGGGCATCGTCACCGGCCTGCTCGGGCCGCGGCTGCGGCGCGCCGGCAAGCGGATGACCGGCTGGGCCGTCGTCATCGGCATCGTCATGGAGTGCATCCAGATGGGGCTCATCCTGCTTCTCGCAAGGCCGCTGGATACGGCGCTGCAGCTCGTCGAGGTGATCGCGCTGCCGATGATCGTCATCAACGGCTTCGGCACGCTGCTGTTCATGCTGTTCATCCAGTCGATCCTGCAGGAGAGCGAGCGCACGAGCGCGCTGCAGACGTACAAGGCGCTGCATATCGCCGATCTGACGCTGCCGTTTTTCCGCCGGGGGCTGAACGTCCGCTCCTCGCGCGAGGTCGCCGCAATCATGCTGCGCGAGACGACCGCCGACGCGATCTCCATCACCGACCGCGAGACGGTGCTGGCCCACGCCGGCGCCGCCTCCGACCACCACATCCCGCTGCAGAGCCTGTCGACGCAGCTGACCCGCAACGTGCTGGAGCACGGGACGCTGCTCAAGGCCAAGTCGCGCGAGGCGATCCAGTGCGAGCACGAGGGCTGCCCGCTGCGCGCCGCGATCGTGCTGCCGCTGCGCGTGCATGGCCAGACGGCCGGCACGCTCAAGCTGTACTTCACCGATCCGCTGCAGATGGACCTCGTGGAGCAGGAGCTGGCCGAAGGGCTCAGCCGCCTGTTCTCGACCCAGCTGGAGCTCGCGGAGGCCGAGAATCTGAGCCGCCTGCTCAAGGACGCGGAGGTCAAGGCGCTGCAGGCGCAGGTGCATCCGCACTTCCTGTTCAACGCGATCAATACGATCTCCGCGCTCGTCCGCACCGATCCCGAGACGGCGCGCAAGCTGCTGCTGCAGCTCGGCGTCTTCTTCCGCAGCAACCTGCAGGGCGCGCGGCAGATGCTCATCCCGCTGCGCAGCGAGCTGGAGCATGTCGAGGCGTACCTGACGCTGGAGAAAGCCCGCTTCCCCGGCCGCTACGACGTCAGCGTCGACATCGAGCCGGAGCTTGCGACCGTGCTCGTGCCTCCGTTCACGCTGCAGCCGCTCGTGGAGAACGCGATCCGCCATGCCTTCGGCCCGGCGCTGAAGGGCAAGCGTCCGTACCGGGTCGCCGTGAGCGCGATCCGCGAGGGCGAACGGATGCGGCTGAAAACCGAGGACAACGGCGTCGGCATCGAGCCGGAGCGGCTCGCGTCGATCGGCATCGAGCCGGTCGAGTCCGCGGCCGGCACCGGCACGGCGCTCCATAATATTCGCACCCGCATCGAGGAAATCTATCAGGGAGAGGCCTCGTTCGAGATCATCAGCCGTCCCGGCGAAGGCACGACCGTCGTGCTCGCCGTGCCGGTCCGCTCCCAAGCCCAGTCAGGAGGAGAGCCCTATGCTGAAAGCCTATCTCGTCGAGGATGA